The Capra hircus breed San Clemente chromosome 22, ASM170441v1, whole genome shotgun sequence DNA segment ttttatgaTAAATGTCATgaataatttgatagggattgtgttaaatctgcagattgctttggaTAACATGACCATTTTAACTTAATTCTTCTAACCCAAGAGCATTCCCATTTAATTTAGGCCAATtccaaaagctggaatcaagattgctgggagaaatatcaataacctcagatatgcagatgacaccactcttatggcagaaagtgaagaactaaagagcctcttgatgaaagtgaaagaggggagtgaaaaagttggcttcaaactcaatatccagaaaactaagatcatggcatctggtcccactacttcacggcaaataatggggaaacagtggaaacagtgacagactttatttttgggggctccaaaatcactgcagatggtgactgcagccatgaaattaaaagatgcttgctccttggaaggacagttatgatcaacatagcatattaaaaagcagagacattactttaccaacaaaggtcgtctagtcaaagctatggtttttccagtagtcatgtatggatgtgagttggactataaagaaagctgagcaccaaagaactgatgcttttgaactgtggttttggagaagactcttgagagtcccttggactgcaaggagatccaaccagtccatcctaaaggaaatcagtcctgaatattcattggaaggattgatgctgaagctgaaactccaatactttggccacctgatgtgaagagctgactcattttaaaagacccttaagattgagggcaggagaaggggatgacagaggatgaaatggctggatggcatcactgactcaatggacatgagtttgagtaaactccaggaattggagatggacagggaggcctggtgtgctgcagtccatggggtcgcaaagactgagcaactgaactgaacggaactgaagctTGTCTGACAGAGACCTTGTGACAGTGTTGGAGCCGACCAGATCAGTTCTTTATTGGGAAGGGGATACAGTCCGTAATCCGACAGATGTGTGATTCCAGACAGATCTCAAGCTCAAGTCCTAGCTGGCTCGCTGTGAGTTCATAGCTGCCCCTAAAAATGCCACGGGTATGGCAATTATGCCAGCGCCAGTAGGCTTGGATGATGCGGACAGCATGGAGCAAACGGCAATAACGAACCCGGACGCGCCACATGCGAACCCACGACTGTAGCTTGATCACTGCCCATTTTTCCCGAGCATAATACTCCAGCACAGACAATCGCTTCTTCTCCAGTAGCCCTTCCAGCCTCTGTCTCCACCAGTACTGAATGATACACGCTCTGAGTGCTGCATGCAGCAGTGTCCTGCGCACCAGGGTGCCCCGCCACCAGGCCTGAATCTTTATAGTTTTCTGTTCTTCACCTTCCTTTTTAGGGAGGGCCTGCAAGGAAAAAGAAGGGACACTCAGCTCTGGCATGAGCCAGGAAGGGGTCCTGATACTTCGTCAACAATGGCCAATTCCTCAGTAGTTCCTGAGCACTGGGCAGGCCACTGGCTGGAGCCAGAAGACCAGACAAGTTCCCCATCTCTGCCAGTCTTGATTAACAGACATATCACAGCTGAACTTGGAGTCTCACAGTCCTCATATGTTGCTTGGGGGCACACCTGCCCTAGCTGTCACCTGGTTCCTTGGGCTTGTTTGGCCAGTCTAGAACAAGAACACCATGGTCTATGAGTCAAAGGGTTATTCTGTTGCACCTCGGGCCTGATACCTACCTGGGAAGCATGTCACTTCCCTTCAGACTGCATCCACAGGCTGGAGAAGGGGCATCCTTCACTCTCCTTTCATGCCTGACACCAGCTCCGATGCACAACCTGCTGGCTTCTCTGTCAAATCACGGGATTAGATGCTTGCCTGTCCTGCACACTTTGGAGCCCTGTTCATTTATtcctcactttcacttcttttggtTCTCACATCTTGAACTTcagttaacacatatatatacactcatgTAAACACACAGGCACTCCCACACAATTCTAGACTTGGGTTTCCCTGTAGTTGACTATGTATCCCCCAAACACAGCCCTCACCAACCCACTCCCCAACTTGGCATAGCCTGGGGTTCCCACTTTGCAGGGTTTCTTCTCCCTGTAATCCATGTCTACATGTCTGTCACCCACCTTTTCAAACCTAGAAGAAACTAGGACAAAAGAACAACTGAGGATGAGTCCATTTTTATTCATTCCAACTCTGGACAGGACAACCACTCATCTTGGTTGGACTGGGACACTGTCAGTTTATGACTGTTGTTCCTGAACAATAATCCCTAGCACTATCTTTCACTCACAAATAGAGTTTGCTTTGGGTGACAAATTCCCTGCTCATCCCATGCTATCGGTCACAGAGAAGACAACTGTCACTCCTGGGTGACTTTAGACACATTGCAGGTTGGGGTCCCCCTCAACTTTGAGGGGCTCTGTTGACTTACTTTTGGTTTAGAGGGTGAAGTTTTTGGTTTGGAGGGTGGAggtttttctgtcttttccttttctactttcatGTTCATCAGTGCATTTTCCTGTAATCAGAGTTCAAAGGGGAAAGATAAGGGTAGGTTGTTCTCTGTAAATTCTATGCTGAGTCCACCACATGCTCCACCTCCTGCCTtgcccagagaccccagatatAGGACTTGAATCCTTAACAACTGTGGAAATTCACCTTCCCCTGCCTGCAACTTTGGGTAGACTTGACTCTCTCTCTTATACAACATCGAATGCCCATGACTTGGGAGTATTGGTTCAAACCCCTCAGGCCTGCGATCCCTTAGATTTCCCCATAGCTGGAAGGCAGATGGTTCTATCAGTGTCAGGTCCGTACTTTTCCTTGAGGTCCATGCAAGTTGAGTGTAGCAGCTGTTCATTTCTATTGCTGTGTAGTATACCATTCTATGAATGTACTATGATTtatttagtcactcactcattctGGTTGTTTCTGAGTTTTTAGCTGTTATCTAACTACAAAATTTTGAAGCTTTTGTttgaacatatgttttcagttctcttgggtatatatctaggTGCTGGGTTATTCATAATTCCACAATTAACTTTCTGAGAgactaccaaactgttttccacagcagttaCTCCATTTTATATTTCCATGAGCAATGTGTGATAGATCTAGTTTTTCTAATCTTCATTCATCTCTTATATTGCAGATACTGTTGTTATTGCAGAGATGGAGCCAACAGCATTTCATGATGGACTGATGTGGAGGGAATGAATGGAGGAAACTAAAAGTAAATATTCAGAGAGGATTCCTCTGAATCAAGCAGACTAGGTGAATGGTTAAGGgaggtattcttttttttttttttggcagcaccgTGTGgtatgtgggttcttagttccctaaccagggattgaacttgtgccccctgtggtggaagtgcagattcttagcaactggaccaccagggaagtccctaattttGGTCATTTTTGCCAACAGTCTCTCTCATTGAGTACTTTTGATGAGTATTGTTTCTATGGAGTTGGGGGTAAGGAAAGCCCAATTGGAGTGAGTTTAGGAGAGAATGGGAACAATAGAAGGGGAGGCAGTGACAACATATTTTGCTTTGAGGAGATGTAAAACCTGGAATATGAGATAGCCAAGCATGGACTTTTTAATTATGGGGGATAGTTTGTAGGCTGATGGGAATGACTTGGTGAAAAGGTGGAAACTGATTCAGAGAAATGAAATTACAGGATGACATCATTGCAAAGGTAAGAGGTGACAGtgaacaaaagataaaaaaaagagTACAGGAAGAAGAAAGTGCAGGGGGTAGCCTCAGATAGGGCGAAGACAGTTCATTTCAACTCAGGGAAGGCAAAAAGTGTGGTGCAAATGATGCTgagatagaagatgagatgatagATAGCAAGATGGGTTCCTGTCTGCTGCTGCTTCCTCTGTTAAGTGTGGTAATATCATCGTTTGAGgttaagaagaaaagagggagaaccGACCATTTGAAGAGACAGGAAATAATGTAAAatcttcaggtcaggaagcaagattataacctatttacaaaaccaaaatagtcacagatgtagaaaacaaacatgtggTTACCAAAAGGTaatggggggagggataaattagatcAGGATTGACATATTCACAttagtatatataaaaaagatgaaccttttgtatagcacagagaactctgttcaatattctataatgacctatatgtgaaaagaatctaaaaagagtggatatatgtatatgtataactgattcacctcgctgtacagcagaaactattaCATTGTAAATGTAtgatccatcagagggcagacagaatgaaaaccataatcacagaaaactaaccaaactgatcacatggatcacagcttttTCTACTCAATGAAACTacaagccatgctgtgcagggtcaaagctagtggaggtgatggaattccagatgagctatttcaaatcctcaaagataatgctgtgaaagtgctgca contains these protein-coding regions:
- the LOC106501729 gene encoding IQ domain-containing protein F5-like — translated: MNMKVEKEKTEKPPPSKPKTSPSKPKALPKKEGEEQKTIKIQAWWRGTLVRRTLLHAALRACIIQYWWRQRLEGLLEKKRLSVLEYYAREKWAVIKLQSWVRMWRVRVRYCRLLHAVRIIQAYWRWHNCHTRGIFRGSYELTASQLGLELEICLESHICRITDCIPFPIKN